Proteins from a genomic interval of Capsicum annuum cultivar UCD-10X-F1 chromosome 4, UCD10Xv1.1, whole genome shotgun sequence:
- the LOC124897953 gene encoding uncharacterized protein LOC124897953, giving the protein MPIRTYLYRLVYGKAFHFTVEIEHQAYWKVKKLNFDMKVACEKRLLKLHELEEFCLHAYENAKFYKEKTMKWHDKLRLFPGKLRSKWSGPFKVTNEAELGRATMLTNALRGRQPKNAM; this is encoded by the exons ATGCCAATTAGGACCTATCTATATCGCTTGGTATATGGAAAAGCTTTCCACTTCACTGTGGAAATTGAGCATCAAGCTTATTGGAAAGTgaagaaattaaattttgatatgaAGGTTGCATGTGAAAAGAGATTGTTGAAACTGCATGAACTTGAGGAGTTTTGTCTCCATGCTTATGAGAATGCAAAATTTTACAAAGAAAAGACTATGAAATGGCATGACAA attgaggttgtttccGGGAAAGTTGAGGTCCAAATGGTCTGGGCCGTTTAAAGTG ACGAATGaagctgagttgggtcgtgccacgATGTTAACTAACGCACtgcgtgggaggcaacccaagaatGCAATGTAA